A region of Pseudomonadota bacterium DNA encodes the following proteins:
- a CDS encoding site-2 protease family protein has protein sequence MVGVLIFVHELGHFMWAKLFKVRVLRFSLGFGPRIAGITRGETEYVLAAVPLGGYVRLLGENPFDQVGDHERSHAFYSQSLIKRILIVIAGPAMNLLLPIVLYAVVFLGDSELTPAVVGRVLPHYPAYGKLQAGDRIVSVNGDPIRTFYGLARRVEENAGVALEFEVQRGEDRLRQRITPMRSREVRPLDRIEHVGRIGVVPYQPAAVVGVASASSPAASAGLETFDVVIAAAGHTVRRWLDLESALHGNRGSLVPLSYLRPTKVAGAFGGLADFEFFEPSVAALAPDSGPAKGTARAGLELAELYVSHVIEDSPEYRMGLRAGDRLLLLDDEPLLSWASFEQRIKERGDLPHVVTWKRDSQLHRGELTLRRQSGVSKHGQVYDRHVLHIENWLPSRLDGTVPNPAPLSYALRESMRATAEAVELTVYSVVRLFQGRLTVKSIGGPLAIYEVAGTAAREGALNFLMLMAFVSVNLALLNLMPIPMLDGGQLVFLAVEAVTRRALSSRTREYASIAGLLVLLVVTSLAFLNDIERLWPRLISSAFE, from the coding sequence ATGGTTGGTGTCCTTATCTTCGTTCATGAGCTCGGACACTTCATGTGGGCGAAGCTGTTCAAGGTTCGCGTATTGCGTTTCAGTCTTGGGTTTGGGCCGAGGATCGCCGGGATCACACGGGGGGAAACCGAGTACGTGCTGGCTGCTGTCCCGCTTGGCGGTTACGTGCGGCTGCTCGGGGAGAATCCTTTTGACCAGGTTGGTGATCACGAGCGCTCGCATGCGTTCTACAGCCAGAGTCTGATCAAGCGAATCCTGATCGTGATCGCTGGGCCGGCCATGAACCTGCTGCTGCCCATAGTGCTGTACGCCGTTGTGTTTCTCGGAGACAGCGAACTTACACCGGCGGTCGTCGGGCGCGTGCTCCCTCACTACCCTGCGTATGGCAAGCTGCAGGCGGGTGACCGCATCGTTTCGGTCAACGGCGACCCGATCCGTACGTTCTATGGCTTGGCTCGCAGGGTGGAAGAGAACGCCGGGGTAGCGCTTGAGTTCGAAGTGCAGAGGGGCGAGGATCGCCTGCGACAACGGATCACTCCGATGCGGTCGCGTGAGGTCCGGCCTCTCGATCGGATCGAGCATGTAGGCCGCATCGGTGTGGTTCCCTACCAACCGGCCGCGGTTGTGGGCGTGGCGTCTGCGTCGAGTCCAGCGGCGAGCGCGGGCCTGGAGACTTTTGACGTGGTGATCGCGGCGGCGGGTCACACGGTTCGCCGCTGGCTTGATTTGGAAAGCGCGCTGCACGGTAACCGGGGTTCGCTCGTGCCCCTGAGCTACCTGCGACCCACCAAGGTGGCCGGAGCCTTCGGCGGGCTCGCTGATTTCGAATTCTTCGAACCCAGTGTTGCGGCCTTGGCTCCCGATTCCGGGCCCGCCAAAGGCACCGCAAGGGCTGGACTCGAGCTCGCGGAGCTGTACGTCAGTCATGTAATCGAAGACTCACCAGAGTACCGGATGGGTCTGCGTGCCGGCGACCGACTGCTTCTGCTGGACGATGAGCCGCTCCTTTCGTGGGCGAGCTTCGAACAGCGGATCAAGGAGCGCGGCGACCTTCCGCACGTGGTGACCTGGAAACGCGACTCTCAGCTTCATCGCGGTGAGCTTACGCTAAGACGCCAGAGCGGTGTGTCCAAGCACGGTCAGGTGTACGACCGTCACGTGCTTCACATCGAGAACTGGCTGCCCAGTCGATTGGACGGGACCGTCCCGAACCCGGCTCCCTTGTCCTACGCGTTGCGGGAGTCGATGCGGGCGACGGCGGAAGCGGTTGAGCTCACGGTCTATTCGGTTGTTCGTTTGTTCCAGGGTCGCCTCACGGTAAAGTCCATCGGAGGTCCGCTGGCGATCTACGAAGTGGCGGGCACCGCGGCGCGTGAAGGGGCACTCAATTTCCTCATGCTCATGGCCTTTGTGAGCGTGAACCTGGCGCTGCTCAACCTGATGCCTATTCCCATGCTCGACGGCGGTCAGCTGGTGTTTCTGGCGGTGGAGGCGGTGACGCGGCGGGCGCTCAGCTCCCGTACACGCGAGTACGCGTCGATCGCCGGATTGCTGGTGCTGCTGGTGGTAACGTCGTTGGCTTTCCTGAACGATATCGAGAGGCTGTGGCCCCGCCTGATCAGTTCGGCATTCGAGTGA
- a CDS encoding class I SAM-dependent methyltransferase, with product MAPPDQFGIRVMGTSPARAVATDTLYRVAHQRAFASRVLDATLGRHGLSARDAALATEIVYGALRVLPALDALLRERMVREEARLDPLTRAALRVAAYQLRHLERVPAHAAVNDAVALVRAHRGPRLAAFANAVLRALASARPARPTRPSRTEVPKWLVQALRAGLSEQRLARLVRPATLPPPIGLRVDTSRTTRQQLAELVRRSKPRARLSPGACSERTLLAWSVGDPRALPGYEQGLFVAQEEGAQLVVELMDVRPGQSVADVCAGRGGKTTRLAELVGAQGSVTALDLHERKLQRLREEFERLGLKATLETLAVDLSLGSGGLGRRFDHVLVDAPCSGIGTLHRRPDVLLRLRPGDVPRLAALQLAILTHSAELVRPGGQLVFAVCSPLAGEGLEVAERFETQVPGVRRRFDSLRLSTLRTDADGVIRLGPWWGGRAGSQDAYQVVRWVVT from the coding sequence GTGGCCCCGCCTGATCAGTTCGGCATTCGAGTGATGGGCACTTCGCCTGCGCGAGCGGTGGCGACCGACACGCTGTACCGAGTCGCTCACCAGCGCGCGTTTGCTTCGCGCGTACTGGACGCCACGCTGGGTCGTCACGGGCTTTCGGCTCGCGACGCGGCGCTCGCGACCGAGATCGTCTATGGAGCACTACGGGTCCTGCCTGCGCTGGACGCGCTGCTGCGCGAAAGGATGGTGCGGGAAGAAGCGCGCTTGGATCCTCTCACGCGTGCAGCCTTGAGGGTGGCTGCCTACCAGCTGCGGCATCTAGAGCGCGTGCCAGCCCACGCCGCCGTCAACGATGCGGTGGCCCTCGTTCGAGCCCACCGAGGTCCGCGCCTGGCGGCCTTCGCCAATGCGGTGTTGCGAGCGCTTGCCAGCGCGCGTCCAGCACGACCCACTCGACCCTCGCGAACCGAAGTTCCGAAGTGGCTAGTGCAGGCCTTGCGCGCCGGCCTGAGCGAGCAGCGGCTGGCACGGCTAGTGCGGCCTGCGACCTTGCCGCCGCCCATCGGCCTGCGCGTGGACACCAGCCGCACGACGCGACAGCAGCTGGCCGAACTGGTGCGTCGATCCAAGCCTCGCGCCCGGCTGTCGCCGGGGGCATGCAGTGAGCGAACATTGCTCGCCTGGTCTGTCGGTGACCCGCGTGCGCTTCCGGGCTACGAGCAGGGGCTCTTTGTAGCTCAGGAGGAGGGAGCGCAGCTGGTGGTGGAGCTGATGGATGTGCGGCCTGGCCAGAGCGTTGCGGATGTCTGCGCGGGTCGCGGTGGCAAGACCACTCGACTCGCGGAGCTCGTGGGCGCACAGGGTTCGGTGACGGCTTTGGATCTGCACGAGCGCAAGCTGCAGCGTCTGCGTGAAGAGTTCGAGCGTCTGGGGCTGAAGGCAACGCTCGAGACGCTGGCTGTGGACCTGAGCCTGGGCAGCGGCGGTCTGGGACGCCGCTTTGACCACGTGCTGGTGGACGCGCCGTGCAGCGGTATTGGAACCCTTCACCGTAGACCGGATGTGCTCCTGCGCTTGCGTCCTGGCGATGTGCCCCGCCTGGCCGCCTTGCAGCTCGCCATACTCACCCACAGCGCGGAGCTGGTTCGGCCGGGAGGCCAGCTCGTCTTTGCTGTCTGCTCACCTTTGGCCGGGGAGGGGCTGGAGGTCGCGGAGCGCTTCGAAACCCAGGTCCCCGGGGTACGCAGGCGTTTCGATTCGCTGCGCTTGAGCACGCTTCGGACCGACGCGGACGGTGTTATCCGTCTCGGTCCCTGGTGGGGCGGCCGGGCCGGTTCACAGGACGCCTACCAGGTAGTGCGTTGGGTCGTGACTTGA
- a CDS encoding type III pantothenate kinase: MLLAVDVGNTHTVLGLYDGDVLVRHFRVESAKGRTADELEILLMGLAQLAGISHAHVNAAILASVVPDLNTVFAHAIHRAYGSESLLVGPGIKTGMPILYENPWEVGADRIVNAVAAYEQTRKGTIVVDFGTATTFDCISPRGEYLGGVISPGVSISAQALSASAAKLPRVEVAMPPRVVGRNTVHSMQSGIVYGYVELVDGMVRRIRQELGFPSVVLATGGLASVLERELRSIDRVDPFLTLEGLRILHARNA, translated from the coding sequence ATGTTGTTGGCGGTCGATGTTGGCAACACGCATACCGTGCTCGGCCTGTACGACGGGGACGTGCTCGTCCGGCATTTTCGTGTCGAATCAGCCAAGGGTCGCACGGCAGACGAGCTCGAGATCCTGCTCATGGGACTTGCGCAGCTCGCCGGAATCTCGCACGCGCATGTGAACGCCGCGATTCTGGCTTCGGTCGTACCCGACCTCAACACCGTGTTCGCGCACGCAATACACCGAGCGTATGGAAGCGAAAGCCTGCTGGTCGGCCCGGGCATCAAGACGGGCATGCCGATTCTGTACGAGAATCCTTGGGAGGTAGGCGCAGACAGGATCGTAAACGCCGTGGCCGCTTACGAGCAGACACGCAAGGGGACTATCGTCGTGGACTTCGGCACGGCTACGACTTTCGACTGCATCTCGCCGCGCGGCGAATACCTGGGCGGTGTGATTTCGCCTGGCGTGAGCATCAGCGCACAAGCGCTTTCTGCAAGCGCCGCCAAGCTGCCTCGTGTCGAGGTCGCAATGCCTCCCCGCGTCGTCGGCCGCAACACCGTGCATTCGATGCAGTCTGGCATTGTCTACGGCTACGTCGAGCTCGTAGACGGCATGGTGCGTCGAATCCGGCAGGAGCTGGGTTTTCCCAGTGTCGTGCTGGCCACGGGCGGGCTTGCGTCCGTGCTCGAGCGCGAGCTTCGGAGCATCGACCGGGTGGACCCCTTCCTGACGCTGGAAGGATTGCGCATCCTTCATGCACGCAACGCTTAG
- the pcnB gene encoding polynucleotide adenylyltransferase PcnB: MESVSPRIQHTAAESEADSEPQQTPKPRVYPRPIPLHRIDPDAVKVLRRLSHGEHTAYLVGGGVRDLLLGRAPKDFDIATSARPQEVKRLFRNCRIIGRRFRLAHILFSRGKVIEVATFRRDPRFDGQPRARTSDSSTAAVGDNGVPIPLSPKPDRWPLQDLLIHHDNVFGLPHEDAARRDFTINGLFYDIERQEVIDYVQGMDDLRSGVVRTIGEPAVRFREDPVRLLRAIKFSARLDMGIDPEVYDAMVAQRHGLNRCSRPRVLEELLRLLRGGAAHRSIYLMWDVGVLGVVLPELTAFLEDEAAGASLLWGRLSAIDERVRAGEAPSDAVLLAALLWGTIAEVLECVPQPPTAFESFFTELSERLAVPRRIKDRIRLIAFSQDRLKAGQVERLARRDFFPDAATFYGLQCSAGGQQAPDWADRPEQRQGPSRVRSPRRTRRRSQR, encoded by the coding sequence ATGGAATCCGTTTCACCACGCATCCAGCATACCGCCGCAGAGTCCGAAGCTGACAGCGAGCCGCAGCAGACACCCAAGCCGAGAGTGTACCCGCGGCCTATTCCCTTGCACCGTATCGATCCCGACGCCGTCAAGGTACTGCGCAGGCTGTCACACGGCGAGCATACAGCGTACCTGGTGGGCGGAGGTGTGCGCGATCTGCTGCTGGGTCGCGCGCCCAAGGACTTCGACATTGCCACCAGTGCCCGTCCGCAAGAGGTGAAACGCCTTTTTCGCAACTGCAGGATCATCGGACGGCGCTTCCGATTGGCCCACATCCTGTTCTCTCGTGGCAAGGTCATAGAAGTCGCCACCTTTCGACGCGATCCACGTTTCGACGGCCAGCCCCGAGCCAGAACCTCGGATTCATCGACGGCAGCGGTAGGAGACAACGGCGTGCCCATTCCCCTCAGCCCGAAGCCCGACCGGTGGCCGCTGCAGGATCTGCTGATACACCACGACAACGTATTCGGTTTGCCGCACGAGGATGCGGCTCGCAGAGACTTCACGATCAATGGCCTATTCTATGACATCGAGCGCCAGGAGGTGATCGACTACGTCCAGGGAATGGACGATCTGCGATCGGGCGTAGTGCGGACCATAGGGGAGCCGGCAGTCCGTTTTCGGGAGGATCCAGTTCGTTTGCTGCGAGCCATCAAGTTCAGCGCGCGACTGGACATGGGCATCGACCCCGAGGTCTACGACGCGATGGTCGCGCAGCGACACGGGCTGAATCGTTGCTCACGGCCTCGCGTGCTCGAGGAACTGTTGCGCCTGCTGCGGGGCGGCGCAGCGCACCGCTCCATCTACCTCATGTGGGACGTGGGCGTGCTCGGAGTGGTGCTCCCTGAGCTCACGGCCTTCCTGGAAGACGAGGCAGCAGGGGCTTCTCTGCTTTGGGGGCGCCTGTCGGCGATCGACGAGCGCGTCCGTGCAGGCGAAGCCCCGTCGGACGCGGTGCTGCTGGCTGCGTTGCTCTGGGGTACCATCGCCGAAGTCCTCGAATGCGTGCCACAACCGCCCACGGCGTTCGAGAGCTTCTTCACGGAGCTCAGCGAGCGTCTTGCCGTACCGCGTCGCATCAAAGACCGCATCCGGCTCATCGCGTTTTCGCAAGACCGCCTCAAGGCGGGCCAGGTCGAGAGGCTTGCGCGGCGCGACTTTTTCCCCGATGCAGCCACCTTCTACGGCTTGCAGTGCAGCGCGGGCGGCCAGCAGGCACCTGACTGGGCCGATCGACCCGAGCAGCGCCAGGGTCCGTCTCGAGTGCGTTCGCCCCGTCGCACGCGCAGGCGCAGTCAGCGCTGA
- a CDS encoding response regulator: MSLLVLVAASDPFNLGLLSDLCQHMGCRVATAADGGAALDIVARSRPDLIVLEAALPIMDGCEVTRILKSDRNLAEIPVLLVTRADDPEERAQCLAAGAADCLTSPFKVTETQERVRRALRGLRRSGPSAIAGPLQRERPSHPPYELADELTGAGTLSQLHITLDYEFIRSVRYGHALTCLVLRVADYDAVIADSGLAAAQQHLVKAAEKLAVCVRGVDQVFRSAADEFAILLPETNRRGAAAVVKRIRQALDSFQRADSEGTDAVGTRLGIATYPQTKAREGLDLLNKARSALK, from the coding sequence GTGAGCCTGCTGGTTCTGGTCGCCGCGAGCGACCCCTTCAATCTGGGCCTGTTGAGCGACCTGTGCCAACACATGGGCTGCCGAGTGGCAACGGCTGCCGACGGCGGCGCGGCGCTCGACATCGTGGCGCGGAGCCGGCCGGACCTGATCGTACTGGAGGCGGCGCTGCCTATCATGGATGGCTGTGAGGTAACCCGGATCCTCAAGAGCGACCGGAACCTGGCTGAAATCCCCGTGCTGCTGGTGACCCGCGCCGACGATCCCGAGGAACGGGCCCAATGCCTTGCGGCAGGGGCTGCCGATTGCCTGACAAGCCCCTTCAAGGTCACCGAAACTCAGGAACGGGTGCGCCGGGCGCTGCGCGGGCTGCGCCGATCGGGCCCAAGCGCTATCGCGGGCCCGCTGCAACGGGAGCGACCAAGTCATCCCCCCTACGAGCTTGCAGACGAGCTGACCGGAGCAGGGACTCTGAGCCAGCTGCACATCACGCTCGATTACGAGTTCATCCGATCGGTTCGCTACGGGCACGCGTTGACCTGCCTCGTGCTGAGAGTCGCTGACTACGATGCCGTGATAGCCGACTCGGGCCTCGCCGCGGCGCAGCAGCACCTAGTCAAAGCCGCAGAGAAGCTCGCCGTCTGCGTTCGAGGAGTCGATCAGGTGTTTCGCTCCGCCGCAGACGAGTTCGCCATACTGCTGCCAGAAACGAACCGCCGAGGCGCCGCGGCTGTCGTCAAGCGCATCCGTCAGGCCCTTGACTCATTCCAAAGGGCCGATTCCGAAGGCACCGATGCCGTCGGCACTAGGCTCGGCATTGCAACCTACCCTCAAACAAAAGCACGGGAAGGTCTCGACCTCTTGAACAAGGCGCGCTCCGCGCTCAAGTGA
- a CDS encoding response regulator translates to MSKTVPPMRVLVVDDDPAICDYMETFLTKDGIDVKTLSEPEGVAQEVKTGTYHLVVLDLMMPNLDGVEVLKRIRKVDKDVAVVIFTGYPSLDTAVRSMKLDAIDYLKKPFNPEEFRQVVDRVMRKKGLLRSPEENLHRVIGETVRTLRKDNNLTLKQMARRTGLSVSLLSQIERAESSASISSLYKIAVALDVRIQDLFGDY, encoded by the coding sequence ATGAGCAAGACAGTCCCGCCCATGCGCGTGCTCGTCGTAGACGACGACCCCGCCATTTGTGACTACATGGAGACCTTTCTTACCAAGGACGGGATCGATGTAAAAACGCTATCCGAGCCCGAAGGCGTCGCACAGGAGGTCAAGACGGGCACCTATCATCTCGTCGTCCTGGACCTGATGATGCCCAATCTCGACGGGGTCGAGGTACTGAAACGGATTCGTAAGGTGGACAAGGACGTCGCGGTGGTCATCTTCACGGGCTACCCGTCGCTTGACACTGCAGTGCGGTCCATGAAGTTGGACGCGATCGACTACCTCAAGAAACCCTTCAACCCAGAAGAGTTTCGCCAGGTGGTGGATAGGGTGATGCGCAAGAAGGGCCTGCTGCGCTCACCCGAAGAGAACCTTCACCGCGTCATAGGCGAAACGGTTCGAACGCTGCGCAAGGACAACAACCTGACGCTCAAACAGATGGCACGGCGCACCGGCCTGTCGGTCTCGCTGCTTTCGCAAATCGAACGCGCAGAGTCGAGCGCCTCCATCAGCTCTCTATATAAGATTGCAGTAGCACTGGATGTGCGCATCCAGGATCTGTTTGGAGACTACTGA
- a CDS encoding PilZ domain-containing protein, translating into MDISLDRRSDELGRVRFEAAIELSHDGFQEAFEAESVDLSAGGLALRSAYLPDVGTRLLCRFRCPLSEEGLEAYGEVVWANLEGVRSGEFGLRFLELDPRTQRSIGKLVERRAAETDVDQQPRSPRRMPWDQPRRQVPDAACAKTARVVLDGLTDAVTMRVVDRGFEHAVVEHELPVFEAGRLIDLEQTGAESWRGRIAEVELQVRAGMPKLVLRVDSVRPVDEPELDALQVAADCEVEEELRDTLRDMDPAADPGVDATMIAADSQPVPVSDALVKSDKRSDESSGSADHASGISPAERSLSQTPPACASASTRRLEAGDRCGLASFEDDFPEDVEVPGLRSWRTRCRGVTDRLRGRFGDFGQALPALGDELKQKVSVRLPRPSILRRKRRTTGPTQATQRRGRRAARAVFVRAAAPTLLGFGLMGVVLHTVLERSQHAMDPKTSTRAAQATVEQAAPSRERVTPELTATTQVGAPAELTVGPFEPVSARVAKTAPAASRKPQPTQRAVDRPRGVAKDDGRGPSFGAAKLEQGSRYTLRMTNPIKKLQGVADTRGFTVLIPGSLSLDRAGPIAAADHAVARSMILNRGDRAELTIRFAPGYTPRYKVWARGRNLHIALGPRRR; encoded by the coding sequence ATGGACATTTCGCTTGATCGACGATCCGATGAGCTTGGTCGTGTCCGTTTCGAAGCGGCCATCGAGCTGAGCCACGACGGCTTCCAGGAGGCTTTCGAGGCAGAGTCCGTGGATCTGAGCGCGGGCGGCTTGGCCTTGAGGTCTGCGTATCTGCCCGACGTCGGGACGCGCCTGCTGTGCCGCTTCCGCTGTCCACTCAGCGAGGAAGGCTTGGAGGCGTACGGCGAAGTCGTGTGGGCAAACCTCGAGGGTGTGCGCAGCGGCGAGTTCGGCCTGCGCTTTCTCGAGCTTGACCCCCGCACGCAACGCAGCATCGGCAAGCTCGTCGAGCGCAGGGCGGCCGAGACGGATGTGGATCAGCAACCCCGATCGCCAAGGCGAATGCCGTGGGATCAGCCGCGCCGCCAAGTACCGGATGCGGCCTGCGCCAAGACTGCAAGGGTCGTGCTCGACGGGCTCACCGACGCTGTCACGATGCGAGTCGTGGACCGCGGTTTCGAACATGCCGTGGTCGAGCACGAGCTACCCGTTTTCGAGGCAGGGCGACTGATCGACTTGGAGCAAACCGGTGCGGAGAGCTGGCGTGGCCGCATCGCTGAGGTGGAGCTACAGGTCCGCGCGGGCATGCCCAAGCTCGTGCTCAGGGTCGACTCCGTCCGACCCGTGGACGAACCCGAGCTCGACGCGTTGCAGGTGGCCGCGGACTGCGAGGTCGAGGAAGAGCTTCGCGACACGCTGCGCGACATGGATCCTGCTGCGGATCCCGGCGTGGACGCTACGATGATCGCTGCCGACAGCCAACCGGTGCCGGTGTCTGACGCACTTGTGAAGAGCGACAAGCGCAGCGACGAGAGCTCCGGTAGTGCCGACCATGCCTCCGGCATCTCGCCTGCGGAACGGTCGCTATCGCAGACGCCACCGGCATGCGCTTCCGCATCGACAAGGCGACTCGAAGCGGGTGACCGATGCGGGCTAGCGTCATTCGAGGACGACTTCCCTGAAGACGTCGAGGTCCCGGGCCTTCGTTCGTGGCGGACCCGGTGTCGAGGCGTGACTGACAGGCTGCGGGGCCGGTTCGGCGACTTCGGCCAGGCACTGCCCGCGCTCGGGGATGAGCTCAAGCAAAAGGTCTCGGTCCGGCTTCCTCGTCCCAGTATCCTGCGCCGGAAGAGGCGCACCACCGGACCTACGCAAGCGACGCAGCGCCGCGGCCGACGGGCCGCCCGCGCAGTGTTCGTTCGTGCGGCCGCCCCGACGCTGCTTGGTTTCGGCCTGATGGGCGTCGTGCTCCACACGGTGCTCGAGCGATCGCAGCATGCGATGGATCCCAAGACCAGCACGCGGGCAGCCCAGGCGACGGTGGAGCAGGCTGCGCCGTCTAGGGAAAGGGTCACACCCGAGCTCACCGCGACCACTCAGGTCGGCGCACCTGCCGAGCTGACCGTAGGCCCGTTCGAGCCCGTGTCTGCGAGAGTCGCCAAGACCGCCCCGGCGGCTAGCCGTAAACCGCAGCCAACGCAGCGGGCGGTCGATCGTCCCCGAGGCGTGGCAAAGGACGACGGGCGTGGCCCGAGCTTCGGTGCCGCCAAGCTCGAGCAAGGCAGCCGCTACACGTTGCGCATGACCAACCCGATCAAGAAGCTGCAGGGCGTGGCCGACACGCGAGGCTTCACGGTCTTGATACCTGGCAGCCTGAGCCTCGACCGCGCGGGTCCCATTGCCGCGGCCGATCACGCCGTTGCTCGTTCGATGATCCTCAACCGGGGTGACCGTGCCGAGCTGACCATTCGCTTCGCTCCGGGGTACACACCCCGCTACAAGGTCTGGGCGCGCGGTCGAAACCTACACATTGCGCTCGGTCCCCGTCGCCGCTGA
- a CDS encoding FHA domain-containing protein, translating into MGIRLVLRSSGKRTLPEGMRYEFEQARVVIGRAVGSDVCIPHPSVSETHAIIEHSGSRCVIVDQGSLNGTRVNDTPLVSGRPKALQRGDIIRVADFTLLLEPGLVVAHGTSRERTASLARRLIRELSDEPSPGTAAPRLVVLNRIHVGEQLQLAQVPAKLTVGRGEQCQWRLDDPDVSRQHLEVVRDHEGVLVRDLGSKNGLRVTGRAVTERRLRDGDELQLGELRLLFEDPAEEAVRRAASEPVSPLKVEAAPVRASPDGDTGSAGRAAAPPVAAASQRNKTRPSTAWGAELVVYALAAVVVAVSALALFALLGAP; encoded by the coding sequence GTGGGAATCCGGCTGGTGCTTCGCTCGTCCGGCAAGCGCACGCTTCCGGAGGGCATGCGGTACGAATTCGAGCAGGCGCGCGTCGTCATTGGACGGGCTGTGGGCTCGGATGTCTGCATTCCTCACCCGAGCGTTTCTGAAACGCACGCCATTATCGAGCACAGCGGCAGCCGCTGCGTCATTGTCGACCAGGGGTCGCTCAACGGTACACGCGTCAACGACACGCCGCTGGTCAGCGGGCGGCCCAAGGCCCTGCAGCGCGGGGACATCATCCGAGTCGCGGACTTCACGTTGCTCCTCGAGCCGGGTCTGGTGGTGGCCCATGGTACTTCCCGTGAACGCACGGCGTCGCTTGCACGCAGACTGATCCGCGAGCTCTCGGACGAACCCTCGCCAGGAACGGCCGCGCCGCGTCTGGTGGTCTTGAATCGCATCCACGTGGGAGAGCAGCTTCAACTCGCGCAGGTGCCGGCGAAGCTGACGGTCGGGCGGGGCGAGCAGTGCCAATGGCGACTGGACGATCCGGACGTGTCTCGACAGCACCTGGAGGTAGTACGAGACCACGAGGGCGTGTTGGTGCGGGACCTGGGTAGCAAGAACGGCTTGAGGGTAACCGGCCGCGCTGTCACGGAGCGGCGACTGCGCGATGGCGATGAGCTGCAGCTCGGTGAGCTTCGACTGCTCTTCGAGGACCCCGCCGAGGAGGCGGTTCGACGCGCGGCTAGTGAGCCGGTCTCGCCCTTGAAGGTAGAGGCTGCGCCAGTGCGGGCGAGCCCGGATGGCGACACAGGCTCCGCCGGCAGAGCAGCAGCGCCGCCTGTTGCGGCTGCCTCGCAGCGCAACAAGACGCGCCCCTCCACGGCATGGGGCGCGGAGCTCGTAGTCTACGCCCTGGCCGCAGTGGTCGTGGCGGTCAGTGCCCTCGCATTGTTTGCGCTGCTGGGAGCTCCTTAG
- the nagZ gene encoding beta-N-acetylhexosaminidase encodes MTATSALAGQVLIAGFGGRQMPDSLRAAARTGDLAGFVLFKRNLGAAEQSIELTRALVHSFPEGFPPVIAVDQEGGRVARLGPPVLQLPAMQALGRHDDVGLTRRAAETLGAQLHALGFSIDFAPVLDVNSNPLNPVIGDRAFGSSASVVTRHGRAFAAGLQAQGVAACGKHFPGHGDTSVDSHLALPRVDHARARLDQVELAPFRALAPTLACVMTAHVVFPALDPQLPATLSVKVLDRLLREACGFKGVVFADDLEMKAISDHHGIVEASCRCIAAGCDALLICKNPELTLQAHEGLVRRAENDSSFRARLEAAAARVHALRQRYRPRPSLEAFERTLAAARDLQAELQIVLQRGEGVP; translated from the coding sequence ATGACAGCTACGAGCGCACTGGCGGGACAAGTTCTCATTGCTGGCTTTGGCGGACGCCAAATGCCCGATTCGTTGCGGGCCGCGGCCCGTACGGGCGATCTGGCTGGTTTCGTTCTCTTCAAGCGCAATCTGGGTGCTGCCGAGCAGAGCATCGAGCTCACGCGCGCGCTGGTCCACAGCTTCCCGGAGGGTTTTCCTCCCGTAATCGCCGTGGATCAGGAAGGCGGTCGGGTGGCGCGGCTCGGGCCGCCCGTCCTGCAGCTGCCGGCCATGCAAGCGCTCGGCAGGCACGACGATGTCGGCCTGACGCGCAGGGCAGCCGAGACCCTCGGGGCACAGCTGCACGCCCTGGGCTTCAGCATCGACTTCGCGCCCGTGCTCGACGTCAACAGCAACCCGCTTAATCCGGTGATCGGGGATCGGGCCTTTGGCAGTTCCGCCTCCGTGGTGACACGACATGGGCGCGCCTTCGCCGCGGGGCTGCAAGCCCAGGGGGTGGCCGCATGCGGCAAGCATTTCCCCGGACACGGGGACACCTCGGTGGACAGCCATCTCGCCCTGCCCCGCGTGGATCATGCGCGAGCCCGGCTGGATCAGGTCGAGCTTGCGCCCTTTCGTGCACTGGCTCCGACCCTGGCCTGCGTGATGACCGCCCACGTGGTGTTCCCTGCGCTCGATCCGCAGCTTCCGGCCACCCTATCGGTCAAGGTGCTGGACCGTCTGCTGCGTGAAGCGTGCGGCTTCAAGGGCGTCGTGTTCGCCGATGACCTGGAAATGAAGGCCATCAGCGATCACCATGGGATCGTGGAAGCTAGCTGTCGCTGCATCGCCGCCGGCTGCGACGCGCTGTTGATCTGCAAAAACCCTGAGCTCACGTTGCAGGCGCACGAGGGACTCGTGCGTCGTGCTGAGAACGACAGCAGTTTCCGTGCTCGCCTCGAAGCCGCGGCCGCCCGCGTGCACGCGCTGCGCCAGCGCTACCGCCCGCGCCCCTCGCTCGAAGCCTTCGAGCGTACCTTGGCGGCTGCTCGGGACCTGCAAGCCGAGCTCCAGATCGTGCTGCAGCGAGGTGAAGGGGTGCCATGA